A genome region from Microbacterium sp. CGR2 includes the following:
- the purL gene encoding phosphoribosylformylglycinamidine synthase subunit PurL: MTTAPAPVHKHVPDSVENATATPEKEQPYGALGLKDDEYARIKEILGRRPTSGELAMYSVMWSEHCSYKSSKNYLRRFGQKVSDEMKERLMVGMGQNAGVIDVGEGWAVTFKAESHNHPSFIEPFQGAATGVGGIVRDIISMGARPVAVMDALRFGAVDHPDTARVVHGVTSGISFYGNCLGLPNIGGETVFDSVYQANPLVNALAVGVLRHEDLKLANATGVGNKVVLFGARTGGDGIGGASILASDSFDSTGPTKRPAVQVGDPFAEKVLIECCLELYRGELVEAIQDLGAAGISCATSELAANGNSGMKVSLDNVLLRDPSLTAEEILMSESQERMMAIVAPEKLDAFLEVVNKWEVETSVLGEVTGDGRLIIDWQGERIVDVDPSTVAVDGPVYDRPVAYPTWIDALQADAAENLPRANDPETLREQFLALVGSPNLADTSWITNQYDYYVLGNTALSFPDDAGMIRVDEESGLGFAISTDANGRYCQLDPYAGAQLALAEAYRNVAVTGATPTAITDCLNFGSPENPEVMWQFGQTVDGLADGCYELGTPVTGGNVSFYNQTGDVPIHPTPLVGVLGIIDDVSRRIPSGWQDIGQNIYLLGTTSTELSGSAWADVVHDHLGGLPPKVDLAGEKRLAGLLAAARDEWLISSAHDLSEGGLGQALAEGVMRFGVGARVWLNEIIERDGVDAASALFSESTGRVLVTVPREDDVKFQGLCEGRGYPVARIGVTDSEPQLEVQDVFTASVAELRERSKATLPSYFGPTVAEPAPAAAE, encoded by the coding sequence CACTGCTCCTACAAGTCGTCGAAGAACTACCTGCGCCGCTTCGGCCAGAAGGTCTCCGACGAGATGAAGGAACGCCTGATGGTCGGCATGGGCCAGAACGCGGGCGTCATCGACGTCGGCGAGGGCTGGGCCGTCACCTTCAAGGCCGAGTCGCACAACCACCCCTCCTTCATCGAGCCGTTCCAGGGCGCGGCCACGGGTGTCGGCGGCATCGTCCGCGACATCATCTCGATGGGCGCCCGCCCGGTCGCCGTCATGGACGCGCTGCGCTTCGGCGCCGTCGACCACCCCGACACCGCCCGCGTCGTGCATGGCGTGACCAGCGGCATCAGCTTCTACGGCAACTGCCTCGGCCTGCCGAACATCGGCGGCGAGACCGTCTTCGATTCCGTCTACCAGGCCAACCCTCTCGTCAACGCGCTGGCGGTCGGTGTGCTCCGCCATGAAGACCTCAAGCTCGCCAACGCGACCGGCGTCGGCAACAAGGTCGTCCTCTTCGGCGCCCGCACCGGTGGCGACGGCATCGGCGGCGCCAGCATCCTGGCATCCGACTCGTTCGACAGCACCGGCCCGACGAAGCGCCCGGCCGTGCAGGTCGGCGACCCCTTCGCCGAGAAGGTGCTCATCGAGTGCTGCCTCGAGCTCTACCGCGGCGAACTCGTCGAGGCGATCCAGGATCTCGGCGCTGCCGGCATCTCCTGCGCGACCAGCGAGCTCGCCGCCAACGGCAACAGCGGCATGAAGGTCTCGCTCGACAACGTGCTGCTGCGCGACCCGTCGCTCACGGCCGAGGAGATCCTCATGTCGGAGTCGCAGGAGCGCATGATGGCGATCGTCGCTCCCGAGAAGCTCGACGCCTTCCTCGAGGTCGTGAACAAGTGGGAGGTCGAGACCTCCGTGCTCGGAGAGGTCACCGGCGACGGCCGCCTCATCATCGACTGGCAGGGCGAGCGCATCGTCGACGTCGACCCGTCGACCGTCGCCGTCGACGGCCCCGTGTACGACCGTCCGGTCGCCTACCCGACGTGGATCGACGCACTCCAGGCGGATGCTGCCGAGAACCTGCCGCGCGCGAACGACCCCGAGACGCTGCGTGAGCAGTTCCTCGCGCTGGTCGGTTCGCCGAACCTGGCCGACACGAGCTGGATCACCAACCAGTACGACTACTACGTGCTCGGAAACACCGCTCTGAGCTTCCCCGACGACGCCGGCATGATCCGCGTCGACGAGGAGTCGGGCCTCGGCTTCGCGATCTCGACCGACGCCAACGGCCGGTACTGCCAGCTCGACCCGTACGCCGGTGCGCAGCTGGCGCTCGCCGAGGCCTACCGCAACGTCGCCGTCACCGGTGCCACGCCCACGGCGATCACCGACTGCCTGAACTTCGGCTCGCCCGAGAACCCCGAGGTCATGTGGCAGTTCGGGCAGACGGTCGATGGCCTCGCCGACGGATGCTACGAACTGGGCACCCCGGTCACCGGCGGCAACGTCTCGTTCTACAACCAGACCGGCGACGTGCCGATCCACCCGACGCCGCTCGTCGGCGTGCTCGGCATCATCGACGACGTGTCCCGCCGCATTCCTTCGGGCTGGCAGGACATCGGCCAGAACATCTACCTGCTCGGCACGACTTCGACCGAACTCTCCGGCTCGGCGTGGGCCGACGTCGTGCACGACCACCTGGGCGGGCTGCCGCCGAAGGTCGACCTCGCGGGCGAGAAGCGTCTCGCCGGGCTGCTCGCCGCGGCTCGTGACGAGTGGCTGATCTCGTCAGCGCACGACCTGTCGGAAGGCGGCCTGGGTCAGGCCCTCGCCGAGGGTGTCATGCGTTTCGGCGTCGGCGCGCGCGTCTGGCTGAACGAGATCATCGAGCGCGACGGTGTGGATGCGGCATCCGCTCTGTTCTCGGAATCGACCGGTCGCGTGCTCGTGACCGTGCCGCGCGAAGACGACGTGAAGTTCCAGGGCCTCTGCGAAGGACGCGGCTACCCCGTCGCGCGCATCGGCGTGACCGACAGCGAACCGCAGCTCGAGGTGCAGGACGTCTTCACGGCCTCGGTCGCTGAGCTGCGCGAGCGCTCGAAGGCCACGCTGCCCTCGTACTTCGGTCCGACCGTCGCCGAGCCGGCGCCCGCCGCCGCTGAGTGA
- a CDS encoding TraR/DksA C4-type zinc finger protein — translation MTADLRTLLQELRVQAQARVATTSSALAELMRDREGSNDDDEHDPEGVTLSSEWSRLTGLAEAAVSELRQVDDALARMDAGIYGICANCGRPIPHARLEVRPFAIHCVACAEKLGR, via the coding sequence ATGACCGCCGATCTGCGCACGCTGCTGCAGGAACTGCGGGTGCAGGCACAGGCACGCGTGGCCACGACGTCGTCCGCACTCGCCGAACTCATGCGCGACCGCGAGGGCTCGAACGACGACGACGAGCATGACCCCGAGGGCGTCACGCTCTCATCGGAGTGGTCGCGTCTGACGGGACTCGCCGAGGCCGCGGTATCCGAACTGCGTCAGGTCGACGACGCGCTCGCGCGAATGGATGCCGGCATCTACGGCATCTGTGCGAACTGCGGTCGCCCGATCCCGCACGCACGCCTGGAGGTGCGCCCGTTCGCGATCCATTGCGTCGCCTGCGCCGAGAAGCTCGGGCGCTGA
- a CDS encoding DUF2786 domain-containing protein, protein MNEAKLDLVAKLLAKAETTTPEEAEALTEHAERLIVKYGIEQARLDERRGRLGQTQEEVVQERIVFTGSYARDLREVGSGVALALDTVRPLHADQGEFSILYLVGFSSDAQQAATLTQSLQVQAMVAMRSWWAAHRDAYQWHSESEKRRARSGFIRGFGAGAAGRIRESRRTIIEESGSGTDLVLASRRDRVDAAVDRLATRRGRARQGPDAGAYVHGHRSGREAHTGERAVTAGRGLTR, encoded by the coding sequence ATGAACGAAGCGAAGCTCGACCTCGTCGCAAAGCTGTTGGCGAAGGCCGAGACGACGACGCCCGAAGAAGCCGAAGCGCTCACCGAACACGCCGAGCGCCTGATCGTGAAGTACGGCATCGAACAGGCGCGCTTGGACGAACGTCGCGGGCGCCTGGGGCAGACGCAGGAGGAGGTCGTGCAGGAGCGGATCGTCTTCACCGGCAGCTACGCGCGCGATCTGCGCGAGGTCGGCAGCGGCGTGGCGTTGGCACTCGACACCGTGCGCCCTCTCCATGCAGATCAGGGCGAGTTCTCGATCCTGTATCTCGTGGGATTCTCGTCCGATGCGCAGCAGGCGGCCACGTTGACTCAGAGTCTGCAGGTGCAGGCCATGGTCGCCATGCGGTCATGGTGGGCCGCACATCGAGACGCCTACCAGTGGCACTCCGAAAGCGAGAAGCGACGGGCGCGGAGTGGATTCATCCGCGGTTTCGGCGCCGGCGCGGCAGGTCGCATCCGAGAGAGTCGGCGCACCATCATCGAGGAGTCGGGCAGCGGAACCGATCTGGTCCTGGCCTCTCGCCGCGATCGGGTGGATGCTGCCGTCGACCGGCTGGCTACCCGCAGAGGCCGTGCGCGGCAGGGCCCCGACGCCGGGGCATATGTCCACGGCCATCGCTCGGGCCGCGAGGCGCACACCGGCGAGCGCGCCGTGACCGCCGGGCGGGGGCTCACGCGGTGA
- a CDS encoding TetR/AcrR family transcriptional regulator, whose protein sequence is MVNEHRSGPVRSTAARDAILDATSRLFHAQGYDRLTIEGIAKEAGVSKQTIYRWWPSRGALIADCLVDGRLIPVDFVMPDTGNLFEDVETWLRSVLAILEAPQGDALLRSLVAAAADDADVGEHLTESLGVEKHLSERLRGGVRDGQLPADAPVAQIGRAILGAIIVESLGRETRDPGKVVELVRYLLTR, encoded by the coding sequence ATGGTCAACGAGCATCGGAGCGGGCCCGTCCGCAGCACCGCTGCACGTGATGCGATTCTCGACGCGACCTCCCGTCTGTTCCATGCTCAGGGGTACGACCGGCTCACGATAGAGGGCATCGCCAAAGAAGCCGGCGTCAGCAAGCAGACCATCTACCGCTGGTGGCCGTCGCGGGGTGCGCTGATCGCCGACTGCCTCGTGGACGGACGGCTGATCCCGGTGGACTTCGTCATGCCTGACACCGGCAACCTGTTCGAAGACGTCGAGACCTGGCTGCGTTCGGTGCTCGCGATCCTCGAAGCGCCCCAAGGCGACGCGTTGCTGCGTTCTCTCGTCGCGGCCGCGGCGGACGATGCCGACGTCGGGGAGCATCTCACGGAGAGCCTCGGCGTGGAGAAGCACCTGTCTGAGCGTCTGCGGGGTGGAGTCCGAGACGGGCAGCTTCCGGCCGATGCGCCGGTCGCACAGATCGGGCGAGCCATCCTCGGTGCGATCATCGTCGAATCGCTCGGACGCGAGACCCGCGACCCGGGGAAGGTCGTCGAGCTCGTGCGGTACCTGCTGACCCGCTGA